One genomic region from Actinomycetota bacterium encodes:
- a CDS encoding TIGR00730 family Rossman fold protein — protein MSRESWKIFQVMSEFVAGFERLAQIQPSISVFGSARVAPGHPYYALTEEIGRKLSDAGFAVVSGGGPGLMEAANKGAFAGKSPSVGLNIRLPQEQHANHYLNIVLTFQHFFARKVMFVKYAKAYVVMPGGFGTLDEVLEALTLIQTGKSTRMPIILVHRPFWEGLIDWFRDKL, from the coding sequence ATGTCACGCGAGTCGTGGAAAATATTCCAGGTCATGTCCGAGTTTGTCGCTGGCTTCGAACGCCTGGCACAGATTCAGCCCTCGATCAGCGTCTTCGGTTCGGCGCGTGTCGCGCCCGGGCATCCGTATTATGCCCTGACCGAGGAGATCGGACGCAAACTTTCCGACGCCGGCTTCGCGGTCGTGAGCGGCGGCGGCCCGGGGTTGATGGAGGCCGCCAACAAAGGCGCGTTCGCCGGCAAGTCCCCGAGCGTCGGGCTTAACATCCGCTTGCCGCAGGAACAACACGCCAACCACTATCTCAATATCGTCCTCACCTTCCAGCACTTCTTCGCGCGCAAGGTGATGTTCGTGAAATACGCCAAGGCTTACGTGGTCATGCCCGGCGGCTTCGGCACGCTCGATGAAGTCCTGGAGGCGTTGACCCTGATCCAGACCGGCAAGAGCACGCGCATGCCCATCATTCTCGTGCATCGGCCATTTTGGGAGGGACTGATTGACTGGTTCCGCGACAAGCTGG